The genomic region CACCGCGGCGAAGACCGGCAGGACGAGCCAGGCCTGCAGCATCTTCGTCTGGAAGGCGAGTCCGACCCAGACGCCACACGTGATCAGCGGGAGCAGCCGCCCGGTCCGTACCGCCTTCTGCAGGGCTCCGGCGGCTGCCACCAGCAGCAGCGTGAGTGCGGTGTCCGGGATGGTGGCCCTGTTCAGTGCCACGGTGACCGGAGTGAAGGTGAGCGTCAGCGCGGCGATCAGCGCGGCGAACGGCCCGGCCCAGGCCCGTACGATCCGGTGCAGCAGCCATACGGTGAGCACGCCCTCGATCACATGGGGCAGCGCGGCCGCCCACGTGTGCGGCCCGAAGATCCAGACGGAGACGGCGTCGGGCCAGAAGGCGCCGGGCACCTTGTCGAGGGTGATCGAACCGCTGGTGTCGAGACCGCCGAAGAAGAAGGCCCGCCAACTGGTGGCCATCGACCGTACCGCCGCGCTGTAGTAGGGGTGGATCGCGGCGTGCCCCATGCCCCAGGCGTACAGCAGTGCGGCGACGCCCAGCACCGCGGCCGGCGCCGGGCGTTCCCAGCGTGCCGGAGCTTCCAGCCGGTCGGCGCGGCGGTGCGATTCCCGGCCGAGGCCGGGGGAGCCGGTGCTCCGGGCTGTGGGGACGACGGCCATGGCGACGGTCCTTGACATCAGGGTCGAGGCGGAACACGCCCGGACTTCTGGTGGTGCCCGCCCGAGGCTCAGCGGACGCGATTCGCCAGTTTCGTGGCGCTGTTGAGCAGGTACTCCAGCGGTCCGCGTCGGAAGAAGCGGGACCAGATCGCCGCGAACACGGTGGCCCCGGCGATGAAGCAGAGCAGCAGCGCGGCGGAGGCGGACTGCGGCGGGGTGGCCGCTTCGCCGGGCAGGGCGAGGATCACCAGGATGTGGCCCACGTACAGGGTCAGGGACATGGTGCCGACGGCGATGACCGGCGTTGCCAGGCGACGCAGCCACGGCAGTCGGTCCAGGGCCACCGTCAGGCACAGGAGCACGGTGATCGCGATCCCGATGCTGCCGATGAGGTCGAACGTGGAACCGGTGTGCGGCTCGGCTGCCAGGAGCCCCCATGCGTCGGGGCCACCCAACCCACCACCGACGGGCGAGTCGAAGGATCCCGATGCCATGGCGGCGTCCTTCATGGCACCTGGGTCCTTCATGGCGCCGAAGTCCTTCATGTCAGGCATCCCGGCCATGATCTTCTGAGCACCACCGGTCAGCCGGAGCGCCAGCCACGAGACGCCGTATCCGAACGCGATCAGCGCGGGACCGACGACGGCCAGCCGCCGCTGGACCGTGCGGGAGGTCAGGTCCAGCCGGCCCAGCGCCATACCGGTGACCACGAACGTCATCCAGGTGATCGCCGGGTAGAGGCCGAGGAGCAGGAGGTCGAGCACGCCTACGCCGGACAGCCGCGCGATCGGGTCGTACGAGTCGATGCTGTTCACGATCGACTCGGTGAGCAGCGCCCGGATCACATACGCCACCTGCGGCGTGACGACCGCCAGCGTGACCGCGATGGCCGCGAGCGTCCTGGCCCGCAGCCGCAGCAGGGGCAGGGCCAGCAGGAAGTACAACGCGTAGAAGTTGAGGATCCCGGCACCGCCGAAGTTGGTCATCGCCAACGCGCTGCCCAGCACCAGCAGGATCACGGCCCGGATCACGATCCGGGCCCTCGCCTGCCGGCCGGCCAGTCCGGTCTTCGGCTCGAAGCGGCCCGCGATCAGCATCAACGAGAAGCCGGCGAGCGTGGCGAACAGCGCCGACGCCCGGCCGCTCGCCAGCTCCAGGAACCAGTCGCCGACGCCGCCGCCTGGCGTGGGTGCGGGGCCGACGTGCACGGCGAACATCCCGAACACGGCCAGTGCACGGGCGAGGTCCACCCCCACCAGCCGCGCCAACGGCGTGGGGCGTTCCATCGCCGTGTCGGACCCGGGTGAGGGTGAGGGCCGGGAAGACGTCTTCTTGGCGCTTTCGATCTCGGTCACCGGGACAACCCTGCCGAGGCGGTGGGCGGTCGACCATCCGCCGGGCTTCGGGAGGTGCCCCGCCGGTCGGCCGACCGATCCCCTCCGACTGGCGGGGGACGGTGGATGGGGCGCCGGCGCTGCCGTCCCTCCGGAGGCGCCTGCAGCTTCTGCTGCCCTCTTGTGTTCGATTCATCGACTCCTAAGGTCGTCGACGCTCCCGAGACCGCTGCTGATCTGCGGACTTACGCGCGGAAGCGCTTCGACAACCGTGTGCCGACCGGGCCCTCCGACTACCCCGCACGTCCTCGCCGCGCCCTCCCTGAGGGTCGACTGAAGCCTGGAGACCTCATGCAAATGTCCCGTCGTGGCGTTCTGATCCTCGGTGCCGCCGGCGCGGCCGCCGCCGGCGGCCTTCCCGCGGGCTCGGCCCGGGCCGCCGAGACGGCCGACGCAGCGGACGCCTCCGCGCGCACCGAGCGCCTGTATCTGTCCGGAGAGGACGCCGACCACCCGGTCGACTGGGACTTCCTGTGCACCAGCGGGCGGCGCAGCGGCAGTTGGGGCAGCATCCCGGTGCCGTCCAACTGGGAGTTCCACGGATACGGCACCTACAACTACGGGTGGAATCTGCGCCCGGAGGAAAAGGGCCGCTACCGGCACACCTTCACGCCGCCCGCCCACTGGCGTGACAGACGCGTCTTCCTCGTCTTCGAAGGGTCGATGACCGAGACCGAGGCGTGGATCAACGGCGAGTCGGCCGGGCCCGTCCACCGCGGCGGCTTCTACCGGTTCCGTCACGAGGTGACCGACAAGCTGCGTCCGGGCCAGGACAACCTCCTGGAGGTGACCGTCAGCAAGGAGTCCACCGACGACTCCGTCAACCGGGCCGAACGCCTGGGCAACTACTGGAACTTCGGCGGCATCTACCGCCCCGTTCACCTCGAGGCGTTCCCGCTCCAGCACATCGAGCGCATCGCCGTCGACGCCCGCGCCGACGGCACGCTGCGGATCGACGCCCATCTGTCGGGTACCGGTACCGCCGACCGTCTCGTCGCACGGGTCACCGACCTCTCCGGGCGCCCGGTCGGCGCCCCGTTCACCGCGGCCGTCGCTCCCGGCGACACGACGGTGACCCTCAGGACCGCTGTCGACTCCCCCCGCCAGTGGACGGCGGAGACCCCGCACCTCTACCGTGTCGAGGTCGCGCTCCGCGCCGACGACCACCGCACCGTCCACCGCGTCGACGAGAGATTCGGCTTCCGCACCGTCGAGGTGCGCCCCGGCGACGGCGTGTACGTCAACGGCGTCAAGGTCCTCCTCAAGGGAGCCAACCGGCACACCATCTGGCCCACGTCCGGCCGGGCGACCAGCGCCCGCATCAGCCGCAAGGACATCCTCCTGATGCGGGAGATGAACATGAACGCGGTCCGGATGTCCCACTACCCGCCGGACACGCACTTCCTCGACCTCGCCGACGAACTCGGGCTGTACGTGCTCGACGAACTGGCCGGCTGGCAGAAGTCCTACGACGAGGAGGCGGGCAGACCTCTCGTCGCCTCGATGGTCACGCGTGACGTCAACCACCCGTCGATCCTGTTCTGGTGCAACGGCAACGAAGGCGGCTGGAACACCGCCCTCGACGACGACTACGCCCGGCACGACCCCCAGCAGCGCACCGTTCTCCACCCCTGGGCGAACTTCGGCGGCATCAACACCGACCACTACGAGACGTACGACAGCACGCGCCGCATCCTCCAGGAACACGGCGACGTCTTCATGCCCACCGAGTTCCTCCACGGCCTCTACGACGGCGGCGCCGGCGCCGGGCTCGACGACTACTGGGAGCTGATGGGCCGTGAACGGCTCTCCGTCGGCGGCTTCCTGTGGTCACTGATCGACGAGGGCATCGTGCGCGACGACCTCGACGGTACCGTCGACGTGGCGGGCAACGCCGCACCCGACGGCATCCTCGGCCCCTTCCGCGAGAAGGAGGCCAGCTTCTACACGATCAAGGACATCTGGTCTCCGATACAACTCGCCGAACCGGAGCGGTTCACCTCCGGCCTGCCCAACGACTTCGACGGGCGGATCGCCCTCACCAACCACTACGCCTTCACCAACGCCCGTGCCTGCCGGTTCACCTGGCGGCTCCTGGACTTCCGCACCCCGTCGCAGCGGCGGGACGGCCACACGGTGCGTGCCCAGGGCACCGCCTCCGCTCCGGACATCGAGCCCGGCGCGCAAGGAGTGCTGCGCCTGCCCCTGCCGTCCGGCTGGCGACGCGCCGACGCCATGGCGCTCACCGTCACCGATGCCGACGGCCGCGAGATCCGCAGCTGGACATGGACCATCACGTCCGCCGCCGACCAGGCCCGACGGCTGGTACGGACGGGCCAGGGACCGGCCGTACGCGGCTCGCTGGTGGGCAACACCCTCACCCTCACGTCCCGCCACACCACGGTCACCCTCGACGCCACGACGGGGATGCTGGCCGGCGTCACCCACCGGGGGGCGGACTTCGCGCTGTCCCGCGGCCCGCTGCCCACCACCGGAACGGCCGACCTCACCCGCCTGACGCACGGGCCCGACGGCAACGGCTACACGGTGGAGGCCGAGTACTCCGGCGTCCTGCGCCACGTCCGGTGGCGGCTGCACCCCGGCGGCTGGCTGCAGTTGGACTACCGCTACCACCTCACCGGCGAGCACGACCTCTTCGGCGTCGGCTTCGACCACCCCGAATCGCAGGTGACCGGAGTGACCTGGCT from Streptomyces chartreusis NRRL 3882 harbors:
- a CDS encoding DUF418 domain-containing protein, giving the protein MTEIESAKKTSSRPSPSPGSDTAMERPTPLARLVGVDLARALAVFGMFAVHVGPAPTPGGGVGDWFLELASGRASALFATLAGFSLMLIAGRFEPKTGLAGRQARARIVIRAVILLVLGSALAMTNFGGAGILNFYALYFLLALPLLRLRARTLAAIAVTLAVVTPQVAYVIRALLTESIVNSIDSYDPIARLSGVGVLDLLLLGLYPAITWMTFVVTGMALGRLDLTSRTVQRRLAVVGPALIAFGYGVSWLALRLTGGAQKIMAGMPDMKDFGAMKDPGAMKDAAMASGSFDSPVGGGLGGPDAWGLLAAEPHTGSTFDLIGSIGIAITVLLCLTVALDRLPWLRRLATPVIAVGTMSLTLYVGHILVILALPGEAATPPQSASAALLLCFIAGATVFAAIWSRFFRRGPLEYLLNSATKLANRVR
- a CDS encoding glycoside hydrolase family 2; its protein translation is MSRRGVLILGAAGAAAAGGLPAGSARAAETADAADASARTERLYLSGEDADHPVDWDFLCTSGRRSGSWGSIPVPSNWEFHGYGTYNYGWNLRPEEKGRYRHTFTPPAHWRDRRVFLVFEGSMTETEAWINGESAGPVHRGGFYRFRHEVTDKLRPGQDNLLEVTVSKESTDDSVNRAERLGNYWNFGGIYRPVHLEAFPLQHIERIAVDARADGTLRIDAHLSGTGTADRLVARVTDLSGRPVGAPFTAAVAPGDTTVTLRTAVDSPRQWTAETPHLYRVEVALRADDHRTVHRVDERFGFRTVEVRPGDGVYVNGVKVLLKGANRHTIWPTSGRATSARISRKDILLMREMNMNAVRMSHYPPDTHFLDLADELGLYVLDELAGWQKSYDEEAGRPLVASMVTRDVNHPSILFWCNGNEGGWNTALDDDYARHDPQQRTVLHPWANFGGINTDHYETYDSTRRILQEHGDVFMPTEFLHGLYDGGAGAGLDDYWELMGRERLSVGGFLWSLIDEGIVRDDLDGTVDVAGNAAPDGILGPFREKEASFYTIKDIWSPIQLAEPERFTSGLPNDFDGRIALTNHYAFTNARACRFTWRLLDFRTPSQRRDGHTVRAQGTASAPDIEPGAQGVLRLPLPSGWRRADAMALTVTDADGREIRSWTWTITSAADQARRLVRTGQGPAVRGSLVGNTLTLTSRHTTVTLDATTGMLAGVTHRGADFALSRGPLPTTGTADLTRLTHGPDGNGYTVEAEYSGVLRHVRWRLHPGGWLQLDYRYHLTGEHDLFGVGFDHPESQVTGVTWLGHGPHRVWKNRLRGVATDVWTKQYNDTATGADGWVYPEFKGYHAGVRWASLHTTAGRLTMVSEDENLYLRLFTPRFGPDPRHTAPPFPQGDLSFLDAIPAIGTKFDPPASLGPSGGPTTATGDYGRTLYFSFSH